The proteins below are encoded in one region of Belonocnema kinseyi isolate 2016_QV_RU_SX_M_011 chromosome 5, B_treatae_v1, whole genome shotgun sequence:
- the LOC117172602 gene encoding protein king tubby — MTSLDLRQQKLEQQRQLIAQKMKQKRQTGASGMVQASNLSAAQLTSHSTKWLNPQKELHGYDGPLQFTMSPGNPDIGALPENKTMETDLTDITTDGTFYDGVDEESSPVDLLSPVESFPAQSPLRIAPSDGPTVVINRDHLSSSPEMEGNVEGNIEQFVLQPANKKMHYKCRITRDRKGMDRGFYPTYFLHLERDYGKKVFLLAGRKRKRSKTSNYLISTDPTDLSRGGEAFIGKLRSNLLGTQFTVYDNGYSLMKDDKHEGRSNPRQELAAVVYDTNVLGFKGPRKMTVIIPGMTPDQKRIQICPREETESLLECFKMKNMDNLIELHNKTPVWNDDTQSYVLNFHGRVTQASVKNFQVVHDSDVDYVVMQFGRVSEDVFTMDYRFPLCALQAFAIALSSFDSKLACE, encoded by the exons ATGACTTCCCTAGACTTAAGGCAACAAAAACTGGAACAGCAG AGGCAACTAATAGCTCAGAAAATGAAACAGAAGAGACAAACTGGTGCCAGTGGAATGGTGCAGGCTTCTAATTTATCAGCCGCTCAGCTCACAAGTCATTCTACCAAATGGCTAAACCCTCAGAAGGAGCTTCATG GGTATGATGGGCCGTTGCAGTTCACTATGTCACCGGGAAATCCTGATATTGGTGCACtgcctgaaaataaaactatggaGACAGACTTAACAG ATATAACCACAGATGGTACATTTTACGATGGAGTAGATGAAGAATCGTCTCCTGTGGATTTGCTATCGCCAGTAGAGTCGTTTCCAGCTCAATCGCCTTTAAGGATTGCGCCATCTGATGGCCCAACCGTTGTTATTAATAGAGATCATCTTTCTTCA AGCCCAGAGATGGAAGGAAACGTAGAGGGAAATATCGAGCAGTTTGTGCTGCAACCtgctaataaaaaaatgcattacaaGTGTCGAATTACGCGCGACAGAAAGGGAATGGATCGAGGATTCTACCCAACTTATTTTTTACACCTCGAACGCGACTATGGGAAAAAG gTATTCCTTTTAGCTGGACGTAAACGAAAAAGAAGCAAGACAAGCAATTATTTGATTTCCACAGATCCAACGGATCTTTCTCGAGGGGGCGAAGCTTTTATTGGAAAACTGCGTTCGAACCTTTTAGGCACTCAGTTCACTGTGTACGACAATGGCTATTCTTTGATGAAAGACGACAAGCATGAGGGTCGATCAAATCCGCGACAAGAGTTGGCCGCCGTCGTTTATGATACCAATGTCCTTGGATTCAAGGGACCGAGAAAAATGACTGTCATTATCCCAGGAATGACTCCCGATCAAAAAAGAATTCAGATTTGCCCTCGGGAAGAAACTGAAAGTTTACTTG aatGCTTCAAAATGAAGAATATGGACAACTTGATCGAATTGCATAATAAAACTCCAGTTTGGAATGACGATACGCAATCctatgttttgaattttcatgggAGAGTTACACAAGCTTcagtaaagaattttcaagtagtTCACGACAGTGATG TGGATTATGTCGTGATGCAATTTGGTCGTGTGTCTGAAGACGTTTTCACAATGGACTATCGATTTCCCCTCTGTGCTCTTCAGGCTTTCGCCATCGCCTTAAGTAGTTTCGACAGTAAACTAGCTTGTGAGTAA
- the LOC117172603 gene encoding ribosomal RNA-processing protein 8, whose translation MGLLEESTWGAEKSGKSVVKRLSQKRREECKRKSNILNPKISDQKTKKNKKKKNKSKTDFQSFIETGEKESPKNVKKVQNSEKQSKNKSSQNNINSPKSSKNVKMGKKFSKTDFKSKKKLKIIQSTESLKNKSIQEQEINRQSITPLKVKKRKQPEIEEEVEQVTKFKKRKKSKTETNKSSNFTIEISKNLESSISEGTPKVLKNKKRKNKKKTQNGKIKIKQNLKSQKQNNDSVKKISINKIQEMIKNKHHEIKERKLDSSLTLRERMLAHLRSSRFRFINESLYNSESSESKEYFKEDPEAFVAYHEGYRQQVAHWPLNPVDIIIASIKKMPKDYILADFGCGEAKLANSVSQTVHSFDLVAMNDKVKACDMAHTPLLTNGVNVVVFCLSLMGTNLADYLLEANRVLKKGGIMKIAEVESRFDNIENFINLVSWYGFVNTWTDFSNDLFYFLDFKKENDVSKGNKKLPVIELKTCLYKKR comes from the exons ATGGGCCTTTTGGAAGAAAGTACGTGGGGTGCAGAAAAAAGCGGCAAGAGCGTAGTAAAAAGACTTTCTCAG aaACGCAGGGAGGAGTGCAAAcgaaaatcgaatattttaaatccaaagatCAGCGATCaaaaaaccaagaaaaataaaaaaaagaagaacaaaAGCAAGACCGATTTTCAGAGTTTTATTGAAACTGGAGAGAAAGAATCtcctaaaaatgtgaaaaaagtgcAAAACTCAGAGAAACAGTCCAAAAATAAGTCatcacaaaataatataaattctccaaaaagttcaaaaaatgtcaaaatgggGAAAAAGTTCTCCAAGACCGATTTCAAGTccaagaaaaaactgaaaataattcaaagcacGGAAtcattaaagaataaatcaattcaAGAACAAGAAATAAATAGGCAATCGATTACTCCTTTGAAAGTAAAAAAGAGGAAACAACCCGAAATTGAAGAGGAAGTTGAGCAAGTTACGAAAttcaaaaagcgcaaaaagtcCAAAACCGAAACTAATAAAAGCTCCAATTTCACAAtcgaaataagtaaaaatttagaaagtagcATTTCGGAAGGAACAcccaaagttttgaaaaataagaaaagaaagaataaaaagaaaacacagaatggaaaaattaaaattaagcaaaatttgaaatctcaaaaacaaaataatgattCGGTTAAAAAGATAagtatcaataaaatacaagaaatgataaaaaataaacatcatGAGATCAAAGAAAGGAAACTTGATTCTTCTTTGACTTTGAGGGAAAGAATGTTAGCGCATCTACGGTCTTCAAGGTTTCGGTTTATAAATGAATCTTTGTATAACAGTGAGAGCTCTGAatcaaaagaatatttcaaagaagatccTGAAGCTTTTGTAGCTTATCATGAGGGATACAGGCAACAGGTTGCTCACTGGCCTCTAAATCCAGTTGATATTATTATtgcttccattaaaaaaat GCCAAAAGATTACATCCTAGCAGATTTTGGTTGTGGAGAAGCAAAACTAGCGAATTCAGTTTCGCAAACAGTCCACTCGTTCGATTTGGTGGCGATGAATGATAAAGTCAAAGCATGTGATATGGCCCACACTCCGTTGTTGACAAATGGAGTAAATGTTGTTGTTTTTTGCCTATCTCTAATGGGAACTAATCTCGCCGATTATTTACTTGAAGCGAATCGAGTTCTTAAAAAAGG AGGAATAATGAAGATCGCAGAAGTCGAAAGCAGGTTCGACAATAtcgagaatttcattaatttagtcAGTTGGTACGGATTCGTGAacacttggacagatttttcaaatgatcttttttattttctagactttaaaaaagaaaatgatgttAGCAAAGGAAATAAGAAACTCCCTGTAATTGAGCTCAAAACATGTCtttacaaaaagagatga